One Symphalangus syndactylus isolate Jambi chromosome 20, NHGRI_mSymSyn1-v2.1_pri, whole genome shotgun sequence DNA segment encodes these proteins:
- the VPS25 gene encoding vacuolar protein-sorting-associated protein 25 yields the protein MAMSFEWPWQYRFPPFFTLQPNVDTRQKQLAAWCSLVLSFCRLHKQSSMTVMEAQESPLFNNVKLQRKLPVESIQIVLEELRKKGNLEWLDKSKSSFLIMWRRPEEWGKLIYQWVSRSGQNNSVFTLYELTNGEDTEDEEFHGLDEATLLRALQALQQEHKAEIITVSDGRGVKFF from the exons ATGGCGATGAGTTTCGAGTGGCCGTGGCAGTATCGCTTCCCACCCTTCTTTAC GTTACAACCGAATGTGGACACTCGGCAGAAGCAGCTGGCCGCCTGGTGCTCGCTGGTCCTGTCCTTCTGCCGCCTGCACAAACAGTCCAGCATGACGGTGATGGAAGCTCAGGAGAGCCCGCTCTTCAACAACGTCAAGCTACAGC GAAAGCTTCCTGTGGAGTCGATCCAGATTGTATTAGAGGAACTGAGGAAGAAAG GGAACCTCGAGTGGTTGGATAAGAGCAAGTCTAGCTTCCTGATCATGTGGCGGAGGCCAGAAGAATGGGGGAAACTCATCTATCAGTGG GTTTCCAGGAGTGGCCAGAACAACTCCGTCTTTACCCTGTATGAACTGACTAACGGGGAAGACACAGAGGATGAGG AGTTCCATGGGCTGGATGAGGCCACTCTACTGCGGGCTCTGCAGGCCCTACAGCAGGAGCATAAGGCCGAGATCATCACCGTTAGCGATGGCCGAGGCGTCAAGTTCTTCTAG